In Treponema vincentii, a single window of DNA contains:
- a CDS encoding alpha-L-fucosidase, which translates to MKTSLYTEHQLQTIQRWQSLQFGMFIHFGLYSLAGGCWKGLPVKRGYCEQILSHGELPQADYEALLHEFLIPDFNAESIVRLAKAAGMRYVVVTSKHHDGFCLFNTKTTSYNSMNAACKRDIVAELSAACKKEGLAFGVYFSLIDWHCPDALPISAHNSDRIPPKHHEYNCAQLTELLTNYGEICELWLDMGYPTAEQSKDMYALVHSLQKHIMINGRIWNDMGDFATLPDNAIPELPANEYELNIPWQTPASIYKETWGYKSWQERGSIDEKIAELTGSLRRVVSGGGNYLLNIGPDNTGKVIPFEKEVLEGIGCSLRETPLPPVRSFGRDEGQTAAFHVPPIQAEKDGSFRLTVCTNLFRYTGGEYYTLRPIITGKRWRLAVSPESAQTVLMLGWKCVSPLKEDIKLCFEDDDTRLYFSLCKGKTCGLINSCYRLPQNRRICTLELSTVGAPNCRGELIPDSIVLTLEKQL; encoded by the coding sequence ATGAAAACAAGTTTATATACGGAACATCAATTACAGACAATACAGAGGTGGCAAAGCCTACAATTCGGTATGTTTATCCACTTCGGCCTCTACTCGCTTGCGGGCGGCTGTTGGAAGGGGCTCCCCGTCAAAAGGGGGTATTGTGAACAAATACTTTCTCACGGGGAGCTTCCGCAAGCCGACTATGAAGCTTTACTGCATGAATTTCTCATACCCGATTTCAATGCGGAATCGATTGTCCGCCTTGCCAAGGCTGCCGGAATGCGTTATGTAGTGGTTACCTCGAAGCATCATGATGGCTTTTGTCTTTTTAATACAAAGACTACATCGTATAATAGTATGAATGCGGCTTGTAAGCGGGATATCGTTGCCGAACTCAGCGCAGCTTGTAAAAAAGAAGGGCTTGCGTTCGGAGTATATTTTTCACTCATCGACTGGCACTGCCCTGATGCTCTTCCGATAAGCGCTCACAATTCCGACCGTATTCCGCCGAAACACCATGAATATAACTGCGCTCAGTTAACCGAGCTGCTGACAAACTACGGCGAGATTTGCGAATTATGGCTCGATATGGGATACCCGACCGCCGAACAATCGAAGGATATGTATGCGCTTGTACATTCGCTCCAAAAACACATTATGATTAACGGGCGTATATGGAACGATATGGGCGACTTTGCTACACTTCCGGATAATGCAATACCCGAATTGCCGGCGAATGAATACGAATTAAACATTCCATGGCAAACGCCGGCTTCTATCTATAAAGAAACATGGGGATATAAAAGCTGGCAGGAACGCGGCAGCATTGATGAAAAAATTGCCGAATTAACCGGAAGTTTACGCCGTGTCGTATCCGGCGGTGGTAACTACCTTCTGAATATCGGGCCGGATAATACCGGTAAGGTTATTCCCTTTGAAAAAGAAGTCTTAGAGGGGATCGGCTGCAGTTTACGCGAAACCCCTCTTCCGCCCGTGCGCAGTTTCGGCAGGGATGAAGGTCAAACAGCAGCGTTTCATGTTCCCCCTATTCAGGCAGAAAAAGACGGTTCTTTCCGGTTGACCGTTTGTACAAACCTTTTTCGCTATACGGGCGGTGAATACTATACCCTGCGGCCGATTATAACGGGAAAACGCTGGCGGTTGGCCGTTTCGCCTGAATCTGCTCAAACGGTCCTTATGTTAGGTTGGAAGTGTGTTTCCCCTCTAAAAGAAGATATAAAGCTCTGCTTTGAAGATGACGATACGCGGCTGTATTTTTCGCTCTGCAAGGGAAAAACATGCGGTCTTATCAACTCTTGCTACCGCTTACCACAAAACCGCCGTATATGCACACTGGAGCTTTCCACCGTTGGGGCACCCAACTGCCGCGGGGAACTCATCCCTGACAGCATAGTGCTGACCTTGGAAAAACAACTTTAA
- a CDS encoding TetR/AcrR family transcriptional regulator, producing the protein MANGDFDLTHKKILECGKKIFKEKGFEKANLREICAQAGVTTGAFYGHFEDKEALFSKLVQPVITDVEYHYSLIKQQSFTMYKKETVITKQTIESILDLKLKGAIGMVSYFFDNKDIFELLAFCSYGTKHEHFLDEIIEKEDENHLKILEMIHGKKKAAQVITKKGIHLLNHAYLYALSEVAVHCETKEEAERNAYLIADFFNEGWKKMRTV; encoded by the coding sequence ATGGCAAACGGAGATTTCGATCTGACGCATAAGAAAATACTGGAATGCGGAAAAAAGATTTTCAAAGAAAAGGGCTTTGAAAAAGCCAATCTGCGGGAAATCTGTGCGCAGGCAGGCGTTACGACCGGAGCCTTTTACGGTCATTTTGAAGACAAAGAAGCTCTTTTTTCCAAATTGGTGCAGCCGGTTATTACCGATGTTGAATACCATTATAGCTTAATCAAACAACAAAGCTTTACAATGTACAAAAAAGAAACGGTAATCACAAAACAGACAATCGAATCCATCCTTGATTTAAAACTAAAGGGCGCAATTGGTATGGTGTCCTATTTTTTTGATAACAAAGATATTTTCGAGCTCTTGGCGTTTTGTTCATACGGAACAAAACATGAGCATTTTTTAGATGAAATAATAGAAAAAGAAGATGAAAATCACCTGAAAATCTTAGAGATGATTCACGGAAAAAAGAAAGCAGCCCAAGTAATCACCAAAAAAGGCATTCACTTACTGAACCATGCGTACCTGTATGCGCTATCGGAAGTTGCCGTTCATTGCGAAACAAAAGAAGAAGCCGAACGCAATGCCTATTTAATTGCAGACTTCTTTAATGAAGGCTGGAAAAAAATGCGCACGGTTTAA
- a CDS encoding MptD family putative ECF transporter S component → MKLKDIVQIAVLTVIGFAIGMTISMLTGTLGAIALYASAGFAAFAVSPVFVITAKKIKHRWTAVLFWVIYGLLYTLMGYWIMIPICLVSAALGEIIIGDYSSNVKVSIAFSAAMFVVAMHPIIFVKVLGAEGITKFAPSISSEQAQWMIQFYTGKAIAIAVACNIILESLAGLFGTYINKKFFEKSSKKSVL, encoded by the coding sequence ATGAAGTTAAAAGACATCGTGCAAATAGCTGTATTGACAGTTATTGGGTTCGCAATCGGAATGACAATTTCGATGCTGACGGGAACACTGGGAGCCATAGCCTTATACGCTTCTGCAGGATTTGCTGCTTTTGCAGTCAGTCCTGTTTTTGTGATAACGGCTAAAAAAATAAAGCATCGCTGGACGGCGGTTTTATTTTGGGTTATCTACGGATTGTTATATACCCTTATGGGCTATTGGATAATGATACCGATTTGTTTGGTTTCGGCAGCGCTTGGCGAAATCATCATCGGCGATTATTCAAGCAATGTAAAAGTTTCAATCGCTTTTTCGGCTGCAATGTTTGTCGTCGCAATGCACCCGATTATATTTGTCAAAGTATTAGGTGCGGAAGGAATTACGAAGTTCGCTCCGTCTATTTCAAGTGAACAGGCTCAGTGGATGATTCAGTTTTACACGGGAAAAGCCATCGCAATAGCGGTAGCGTGCAACATCATCTTGGAATCTTTGGCAGGCTTATTCGGTACTTATATCAACAAAAAATTCTTTGAAAAGAGCAGTAAAAAGAGCGTATTATAA
- a CDS encoding energy-coupling factor transporter transmembrane component T gives MKPARNTQGWSMNPITLFILILLTSFLVFFVDQTMYYVLLGMSFLFLVLFSYSEGIKKAVVYIGLFLLIKLLAYIDLGMTTGALIGLIALFLRLYPIFNIGRILILTSPLKIMSALRAVKAPQSLSIGLVTALRFLDEMTARLKEIRNGMKVRGLRLSLLHPLRSFELYLIPLIYKCLHVSETLTSSIIAKGIEYEGKKTSYKPVRFGWYDTLGLSAAVFLVWKVL, from the coding sequence ATGAAGCCGGCAAGAAACACTCAAGGATGGTCAATGAATCCGATAACGCTTTTTATCCTCATACTGCTCACATCATTCTTGGTGTTTTTTGTCGATCAAACGATGTATTATGTGCTGCTCGGTATGAGCTTTCTCTTTTTGGTTTTATTTTCATACTCGGAAGGCATAAAAAAGGCTGTAGTCTATATCGGTTTATTTTTGCTGATAAAGCTCTTGGCATATATCGATTTGGGAATGACAACCGGAGCATTGATAGGATTGATTGCTTTATTTTTAAGGCTCTATCCTATCTTTAACATTGGAAGGATATTGATTTTAACCAGTCCTTTAAAAATTATGAGCGCATTGCGTGCGGTAAAAGCGCCGCAATCTCTTTCGATAGGACTGGTTACCGCCTTACGCTTTTTGGACGAGATGACGGCGCGGCTAAAAGAAATAAGAAACGGCATGAAGGTGCGGGGCTTGCGTTTGAGCCTGTTACATCCTCTTCGCTCGTTTGAACTCTATCTTATTCCTCTCATTTATAAATGCCTTCATGTAAGTGAAACGCTGACCTCATCGATAATCGCAAAGGGGATTGAGTACGAAGGAAAAAAGACGAGTTATAAACCGGTGCGCTTCGGCTGGTACGATACGCTGGGTTTATCGGCGGCTGTATTTTTAGTATGGAAAGTACTATGA
- a CDS encoding DUF4258 domain-containing protein has translation MNYLFSAHVFRRMVEREFSPDVIKSVIETGSVIKEYLDDEPYPSRLILGFAGDRPIHVVSAFDAASVTEHVITVYQPDEALWSADFTQRRTHDEVPNL, from the coding sequence TTGAATTATTTATTTTCCGCACATGTTTTTAGACGAATGGTGGAACGTGAGTTTTCACCTGATGTTATAAAATCCGTTATAGAAACCGGTTCCGTTATCAAGGAATACCTTGATGATGAGCCGTATCCGAGCAGACTGATTCTTGGATTTGCAGGCGATCGTCCGATACATGTCGTATCAGCATTCGATGCGGCCAGTGTTACCGAACATGTGATTACGGTTTATCAACCGGATGAAGCGCTTTGGTCTGCAGATTTTACTCAGAGGAGAACCCATGATGAAGTGCCAAATTTGTAA
- a CDS encoding type II toxin-antitoxin system MqsA family antitoxin, which produces MMKCQICKFGEMKKGRTQVVLTRNNATLIFRNVPALICDDCGEYYLDEQTAADIYTRAEACFSLGQQIAIIEYRQLVSA; this is translated from the coding sequence ATGATGAAGTGCCAAATTTGTAAGTTCGGGGAAATGAAAAAAGGGCGTACGCAGGTTGTGCTGACCCGTAACAATGCAACGCTGATTTTCCGTAATGTTCCTGCTCTTATTTGCGATGACTGCGGAGAATATTATCTTGATGAACAGACCGCAGCGGATATATATACTCGTGCAGAAGCATGTTTTTCTTTGGGTCAACAGATAGCGATCATTGAGTATCGGCAGCTTGTTTCTGCGTAG
- a CDS encoding ABC transporter ATP-binding protein: MSIIEARIKNFTYDNDESPTLHAIDLNIEEGELVVLTGFSGCGKTTLTRILNGLIPYHYGGILDGEVRILGKNILDYKKGELAKYIGNVFQNPSDQFFATIAEEEVAFAGENLGMDFQTLCEKTDAAFQTMQIESLKGAKLSELSGGQKQKVAIASTLIYDTKLLFFDEPSSNLDYEGIVQFQAMIRDLKAMGKTIIIAEHRLFFLNELYDKLIYMKDGTIEKIFLKGELAPEDCRRYGLRAIRYDSLVCENPSVPKQAVTHIEDLSISIGRQELIKNLSFDVHAGEITAIIGKNGRGKTTLGKALGGLLSCKGQIGYGKRRRQRLKTAYYMMQDVDYQIFFDTVENELIPSSKRKDESYLQQAAEYLHTIDLWEKRLDHPQELSGGQKQRLALATAFLSDRRIIILDEPTSGLDYKRMDEIAKLILHCAQEVPVLIITHDLELLFKVCNTALLLGENAYKKIPVNGNEREIREFLTVSVF; the protein is encoded by the coding sequence ATGAGCATAATAGAAGCTCGGATAAAAAATTTTACGTATGACAATGATGAAAGTCCCACGCTCCACGCTATTGATTTGAATATTGAAGAAGGCGAGCTTGTTGTGCTTACGGGTTTTTCCGGCTGCGGGAAGACTACCTTAACGCGGATATTAAACGGCTTAATTCCCTATCATTACGGCGGAATACTCGACGGTGAAGTGCGCATTTTAGGGAAAAACATCTTGGATTATAAAAAGGGCGAATTGGCAAAGTACATCGGTAATGTGTTTCAAAATCCGAGTGATCAGTTTTTTGCTACCATTGCAGAGGAAGAGGTTGCCTTTGCCGGAGAAAACCTCGGTATGGATTTTCAAACCCTGTGCGAAAAAACCGATGCTGCTTTTCAGACGATGCAGATAGAATCGCTTAAAGGCGCGAAACTTTCAGAGCTTTCCGGCGGGCAAAAACAAAAGGTCGCCATCGCTTCCACACTCATCTATGACACAAAGCTGCTTTTTTTCGATGAGCCTTCTTCCAATCTCGACTATGAAGGTATTGTGCAATTTCAAGCGATGATACGGGATTTAAAGGCGATGGGAAAAACGATTATCATTGCCGAGCACCGCTTGTTTTTCTTAAATGAATTGTACGATAAGCTCATCTACATGAAGGACGGCACTATCGAAAAAATCTTTTTGAAGGGTGAATTGGCACCAGAGGATTGCAGGCGGTACGGACTGAGGGCAATACGGTATGACAGTCTTGTCTGCGAAAACCCTTCGGTACCTAAACAAGCGGTTACGCATATCGAGGACTTGAGCATTTCTATCGGCAGGCAGGAACTTATCAAAAACCTTTCGTTTGATGTACACGCAGGAGAGATTACTGCCATTATTGGAAAGAACGGCAGAGGAAAGACTACGCTCGGCAAAGCCTTAGGCGGGCTTTTATCCTGCAAGGGACAGATCGGTTACGGGAAGCGGCGGCGGCAACGCTTAAAGACAGCGTATTACATGATGCAGGATGTTGACTATCAGATTTTTTTCGATACGGTAGAAAACGAGCTTATCCCTTCTTCAAAACGGAAGGATGAATCCTATTTGCAACAAGCGGCTGAGTACCTGCACACAATTGACCTTTGGGAAAAAAGGCTTGACCATCCGCAGGAACTTTCAGGCGGACAAAAGCAACGGCTCGCCCTTGCAACGGCTTTTTTGAGCGACAGGCGCATCATCATCTTAGACGAACCGACCAGCGGTCTCGACTACAAGCGCATGGACGAAATCGCAAAGCTCATCTTACACTGCGCTCAAGAAGTCCCCGTGCTCATCATCACCCACGACTTGGAACTCTTATTCAAAGTCTGCAACACCGCCCTCCTGCTCGGTGAAAACGCATACAAGAAAATTCCGGTAAACGGAAATGAAAGAGAAATTCGGGAATTTCTAACGGTTTCAGTTTTTTAA
- a CDS encoding endo alpha-1,4 polygalactosaminidase, with amino-acid sequence MRNVKDLYMALIFFTIIVINGISAEKKQDYKVLIGMDHEKVMQLKGIKTLVIDAEFFSQEDIAQLHKNGNVHIFSYLNIGSIETFRDDYAAFADIALGHYENWDEEQWVNVADKRWQKRIKHKAQLLSQKGIDGFFLDNADVYYHYHTPEIYQGLITLLREIHTENKPIIINGGDTFITEAMQQDSIKGIVNGINQESVFTEIHFKNNTFGAKPVEDRAYFMEYLAQCKTYGLTVYLLEYGATKKLTKEIKAYCERNGFIYDISYSVELDKLF; translated from the coding sequence ACTAATTTTTTTTACAATTATTGTGATAAACGGTATATCCGCAGAAAAAAAGCAAGACTACAAAGTGCTGATAGGTATGGATCATGAAAAAGTGATGCAGCTTAAAGGAATTAAAACGCTGGTAATTGATGCGGAGTTTTTTTCTCAAGAAGATATCGCGCAGCTTCACAAAAACGGAAACGTTCACATATTTTCTTATTTAAACATCGGCTCTATCGAAACATTCCGCGATGACTATGCCGCATTTGCGGATATCGCTTTAGGACACTACGAGAATTGGGACGAAGAACAATGGGTAAATGTTGCAGATAAAAGATGGCAAAAAAGGATAAAACACAAAGCGCAGCTTTTGTCTCAAAAAGGCATAGACGGTTTTTTTCTTGATAACGCTGACGTTTATTATCATTATCACACACCCGAAATATATCAAGGACTCATAACTCTCTTACGCGAAATACATACGGAGAATAAACCCATTATCATTAATGGCGGAGATACGTTTATCACCGAAGCGATGCAGCAAGATTCCATTAAAGGGATAGTAAATGGGATCAATCAAGAAAGCGTATTTACCGAAATACATTTTAAGAATAATACGTTTGGAGCAAAACCGGTAGAAGACAGAGCATATTTTATGGAATATCTGGCTCAATGTAAAACGTATGGACTCACCGTCTATTTACTCGAATACGGCGCAACGAAAAAACTGACAAAAGAAATAAAAGCATATTGCGAACGCAACGGATTTATATACGACATATCCTATTCAGTAGAGCTGGATAAGCTGTTTTAA